One region of Peribacillus simplex genomic DNA includes:
- a CDS encoding thioesterase II family protein, giving the protein MKGLKKTLFCFPYAGGSASFYREWKFDDDVIEVVPLEYPGHGSKYSEPLRDHMADLTDSLMEEMETKYQIQSLENISLFGHSMGAIVAYEIAAKLEERYGNKVEHLFISSKSSPDYKVDQIDCSNSNNLKQSLKKIGGTNKELLETEDFMTLFLPIIQSDLNVLANYHDENKRKKKVGNKAVLLLGSEDSVTTESMESWNEYIEHIEGLHMLKGDHFYLKQNQDIVLKIIQEYLLRSRCEILI; this is encoded by the coding sequence ATGAAGGGACTGAAGAAAACACTTTTTTGTTTCCCTTATGCTGGGGGAAGTGCATCTTTTTATAGAGAGTGGAAATTTGATGACGATGTGATAGAGGTAGTCCCGCTGGAATACCCTGGACATGGCAGTAAATATAGTGAACCATTGCGTGATCATATGGCTGATCTGACGGATAGCCTAATGGAAGAAATGGAAACGAAATATCAAATTCAATCATTGGAAAACATCTCTTTGTTTGGACATAGCATGGGTGCGATAGTGGCCTATGAAATTGCGGCAAAATTAGAAGAGAGATATGGCAATAAAGTAGAGCATTTATTCATTTCAAGTAAATCGTCCCCAGATTATAAAGTAGATCAAATCGATTGTTCTAATTCAAATAATTTAAAACAATCACTCAAAAAAATCGGGGGAACGAACAAGGAGCTCTTAGAAACGGAAGATTTCATGACATTATTCCTGCCGATAATACAATCGGATTTAAATGTTTTAGCCAACTACCACGATGAAAATAAACGCAAAAAAAAGGTGGGAAATAAAGCAGTTTTGCTATTGGGCTCAGAGGATTCCGTGACGACGGAAAGTATGGAAAGCTGGAATGAATACATTGAACATATTGAAGGATTGCATATGTTAAAGGGAGATCATTTCTATTTAAAGCAAAACCAAGATATTGTATTAAAAATCATTCAAGAGTATTTACTAAGAAGTCGTTGTGAAATTCTGATTTAG
- a CDS encoding alpha/beta hydrolase, protein MITTTKFYKKKRWMIPISIMIIPIILVLIIGKFTPVLNTFMIKHLFEADSFASPKNMEIIKEQVHVEKDLTYDKHGMDNSILDIYYPKNMNKPLPVIMWIHGGAFVSGSKEQTKEYGMALANEGYVVANINYAIAPGQKYPGPILQANQALKFLQENIAKYGGDMNTLFIGGDSAGAQIASQTVALITNEALARSMDIQPSIDKEQLKGALLYCGIYNMDEMGTQSSPVIKKGIDSVFWAYTGKKDYKAFSRLNEMSTVKHITPYYPPTFLTVGDADPLAPQSAELIDVLEKQGVEIESVLFDGTNTDLGHEYQFDFTIPHAEQTFEQTIQFLKEHSE, encoded by the coding sequence TTGATAACAACGACCAAATTTTATAAGAAAAAACGATGGATGATTCCCATCTCTATCATGATCATTCCAATTATCCTTGTATTAATAATAGGGAAATTCACACCGGTACTTAATACCTTTATGATAAAGCATCTTTTCGAAGCAGATTCTTTTGCATCCCCTAAAAACATGGAGATCATTAAAGAACAGGTTCATGTCGAAAAAGATTTAACTTATGATAAGCATGGAATGGATAATAGTATTTTAGATATTTATTATCCCAAAAATATGAATAAACCACTCCCCGTTATCATGTGGATACACGGAGGTGCTTTTGTATCAGGCAGTAAGGAACAAACAAAAGAATATGGAATGGCATTAGCCAATGAGGGATATGTCGTGGCAAATATAAACTATGCGATTGCACCAGGACAAAAATATCCCGGTCCAATTCTGCAAGCCAACCAAGCCCTCAAATTTTTACAGGAGAATATCGCAAAATACGGTGGTGATATGAATACACTATTTATCGGGGGGGACTCAGCTGGTGCGCAAATCGCTAGTCAAACCGTTGCGTTAATAACGAATGAAGCACTCGCAAGGTCAATGGATATTCAACCTTCAATTGATAAAGAACAGTTAAAAGGTGCACTTTTATATTGTGGGATTTATAACATGGACGAAATGGGTACTCAGTCTTCGCCAGTGATAAAGAAGGGGATCGACTCGGTGTTTTGGGCATATACAGGGAAAAAGGATTATAAAGCTTTCTCTAGACTGAATGAGATGTCTACAGTTAAACATATAACACCATATTACCCTCCTACCTTTTTGACAGTTGGAGATGCGGATCCACTAGCACCACAATCAGCAGAACTTATAGACGTTCTTGAAAAACAAGGAGTGGAAATAGAAAGTGTTCTATTTGATGGAACAAATACGGACTTAGGTCATGAATACCAATTTGATTTTACCATCCCGCATGCTGAACAAACTTTTGAGCAAACCATTCAATTCTTAAAGGAACATAGTGAATGA
- a CDS encoding C45 family autoproteolytic acyltransferase/hydolase, with translation MKQIYSDVIQFRGTHYGFGYMQGEELKDSLTVKNREDQWKIRQPRFTVEEEEVKNAITQFAPGVWEELLGLQEALKWPIDRVLQEFGGYRLDYVRSGCSIMTGDDYLIRNYDYHPKTYEGRYVLFQPTDQGYSSIGPSQRGTGRMDGMNEKGLVIGYNFMNRKNPGDGFICCMIGRLIVESCANVQEAVAMLKEIPHRHSFTYVVYDKSGSTYIVETSPRNVEVRTSNACTNHFEIMKNENRNHLIDSKRRLEIIQDHEGRLSSAYDAYRLFNDTNRGVFSDLYSSWAGTIHTSAYFPKEMKAWIALGGNQEPTSIDFAKWLDGEDVDLERIKGVIDTDIPFVHMDEGANWFRN, from the coding sequence GTGAAGCAAATATATAGTGATGTCATACAATTTCGGGGTACACATTATGGGTTTGGGTACATGCAAGGGGAGGAATTAAAAGATTCACTTACGGTGAAAAATCGTGAAGATCAGTGGAAGATTAGGCAGCCGCGGTTTACGGTTGAGGAAGAAGAGGTCAAGAACGCAATTACACAATTCGCCCCTGGAGTTTGGGAAGAATTACTGGGGTTGCAAGAAGCGTTGAAATGGCCAATTGACCGCGTGCTGCAAGAGTTCGGTGGATATCGATTGGATTATGTTCGGTCGGGCTGCTCCATCATGACTGGCGATGATTATCTGATTCGCAATTATGATTACCACCCAAAGACCTATGAAGGACGCTATGTTTTATTCCAGCCAACCGATCAAGGGTATTCAAGCATCGGCCCGAGTCAGCGAGGGACTGGTCGGATGGATGGAATGAATGAAAAAGGTTTGGTGATAGGCTATAATTTCATGAATCGCAAGAACCCTGGTGATGGTTTCATTTGCTGCATGATTGGCAGACTGATTGTTGAATCTTGTGCGAACGTACAGGAAGCGGTCGCGATGTTGAAGGAAATCCCGCATCGTCATTCCTTCACTTACGTCGTCTATGATAAAAGCGGAAGTACCTATATCGTAGAAACCTCTCCGAGAAATGTAGAGGTGCGCACGTCAAATGCCTGTACCAATCACTTTGAAATCATGAAAAATGAGAACCGTAACCATCTTATCGATTCGAAACGCCGATTGGAGATCATCCAAGATCATGAAGGGAGACTTTCATCTGCCTACGATGCTTACAGGTTGTTTAATGATACCAATCGAGGTGTCTTCTCGGATTTATATAGCAGCTGGGCAGGAACGATTCATACATCCGCTTATTTTCCTAAGGAGATGAAAGCTTGGATTGCCTTGGGAGGGAACCAGGAGCCGACTTCAATAGATTTTGCGAAATGGCTCGATGGGGAAGATGTTGATTTAGAACGAATCAAAGGTGTAATTGATACGGATATTCCATTCGTGCATATGGATGAGGGAGCGAATTGGTTTCGGAATTGA
- a CDS encoding DUF3817 domain-containing protein, which yields MFSTAIGWFRFITIIEGISYVLLLAIGMPIKYLLDIGEATLILGSIHGFLFVVFGLLLLYVSIKSKWSFFKMAMIFIVSFIPFGNFVIDRRILKQS from the coding sequence ATGTTTTCTACAGCTATTGGATGGTTTCGGTTTATTACAATAATTGAGGGAATCTCATATGTTCTATTGCTTGCTATTGGTATGCCCATTAAGTACTTATTGGATATTGGGGAAGCAACACTCATTTTAGGAAGCATCCATGGTTTCTTATTTGTCGTGTTTGGGCTATTACTGCTCTATGTGAGCATCAAATCAAAATGGTCCTTTTTTAAAATGGCGATGATCTTCATCGTTTCATTCATCCCATTTGGGAATTTCGTAATCGACCGCAGGATATTGAAGCAAAGTTAA